One region of Coregonus clupeaformis isolate EN_2021a chromosome 31, ASM2061545v1, whole genome shotgun sequence genomic DNA includes:
- the LOC121547876 gene encoding fatty acid desaturase 6-like: MQNVPEEWREEQSVGGGGENDVKPWEGREALFLTNTGNSKQDMDKRKETGVKERGKENGEMMNGGGKGMEGTDKESLMMELTRLVQKTVKESSWWERRGIDITILALAFLLLPPAFLLLGSSQVLVFVLGMVLMGVSHAVITIKGTHLASHGSLSESPAWAEVWAVFFIEVCGSFTARAGVTGHIKMHHAHTNVIGLGDSSTWKIPCLPRSVYLFIAPLAVPIITPLVALGQLKDHSVSQALRTVLMVFLGFYSQYWLLIHVSGFQGPYSSLLCMLLCRAMFSIPYIHVNVFQHIGLSMFSPTRRPKRIYQMTHGVLNLPRNPLLDWIFGHSLINCHVEHHLFPFLSDHMCLKVKPIVSHYLKEKELPYQEDRYLSRLQLFFHKYQELMVFAPPITELVGVQ, encoded by the exons ATGCAGAATGTTCCGGAGGAGTGGAGGGAAGAACAGAgcgttggaggaggaggagagaatgaTGTTAAAccctgggaggggagagaggcctTATTCCTAACAAACACTGGTAACTCCAAACAGGACATGGACAAGCGGAAAGAGACCGGGGttaaggagagggggaaggagaacgGAGAGATGATGAATGGAGGGGGGAAGGGGATGGAGGGGACGGATAAAGAATCGCTGATGATGGAGCTGACCCGTCTGGTTCAGAAGACAGTGAAGGAGAGTAgctggtgggagaggagaggcatcGACATCACTATCCTGGCCCTCGCCTTTCTCCTGCTACCCCCAG CCTTTCTGCTGCTGGGCTCGTCCCAGGTCCTGGTGTTTGTCCTGGGCATGGTGCTTATGGGGGTGTCCCATGCTGTCATCACCATCAAGGGAACCCACCTGGCCAGCCACGGATCGCTGAGCGAGTCCCCTGCCTGGGCCGAGGTCTGGGCTGTGTTCTTCATAGAg gtgTGTGGGTCGTTCACAGCGAGGGCAGGTGTAACAGGCCACATTAAGATGCATCATGCCCACACCAACGTGATCGGCCTGGGTGACTCCAGCACATGGAAGATACCCTGTCTACCCCGGAGCGTCTACCTGTTCATTGCACCCCTGGCTGTACCCATCATCACTCCTCTGGTGGCACTAG gtcaGCTGAAGGACCACTCGGTGAGCCAGGCCCTGAGGACAGTCCTGATGGTGTTCCTGGGGTTTTACTCTCAGTACTGGCTACTGATCCATGTCTCTGGGTTCCAGGGTCCATACAGCAGCCTCCTCTGCATGCTGCTCTGCAGGGCCATGTTCTCCATACCCTACATACACGTTAATGTCTTCcag CACATCGGCCTGTCTATGTTCTCCCCGACCCGACGGCCCAAGAGGATTTACCAGATGACCCACGGGGTTCTGAACCTGCCTCGGAACCCCCTGCTGGACTGGATCTTCGGACACTCCCTCATCAACTGTCACGTGGAACACCACCTGTTCCCCTTCCTCTCCGACCACATGTGTCTCAAG gTAAAGCCCATCGTGTCCCATTATCTAAAGGAGAAGGAGCTCCCATACCAGGAAGACAGATACCTCTCCCGTCTGCAGCTCTTCTTTCACAAGTACCAGGAGCTCATGGTGTTCGCCCCGCCCATCACCGAGCTGGTGGGGGTGCaatga